In Synchiropus splendidus isolate RoL2022-P1 chromosome 7, RoL_Sspl_1.0, whole genome shotgun sequence, the genomic window ttatacagtggtggaaaaaaagtgtGGGCTAATGCCATTAATACTAAATATTAATTCAGTtggttttttctatttttaggtttgagttttgaagaaaaaaaaaatatatttgtttgtctCTATAATGCAGCCATACCTTTTGAAATATCAAAAAGATTTTCTCAAGAGTCAAATCTCACTGGCCTCAATGGCATCAGAAAACTTTTCTTCACCGCGACAAGTTAACTCACGAACCCTGGAGCTGTTACCATTATTCTGTTCAAACAAGAGCACTGCTGTTGTACCGAGGCACCTCTTTAACAAATACTGTTCATATCTTCCCGTGTGTGTAGAAGTCGACTGCCAGCCACCGGCCTTTATACCCAACAGCAAGCGCCTGTGGGATGGGACGTCCCACCTCAACAGTGAGGTCCACTACCAGTGTGAGGAAGGGTTCGTCACTCGGGGCCTGAGGAACTACTCACGCTGTGGAGCAGATGGAACATGGGAGGACGTTGATCTGGTGTGTGAAGGTCTGACCACATAACACTTGACTCGAATTGTTTCATGTCACTTATTTTCCTGAGAAATGTGTGGCATTTTCCCAACATCTGTGTGTGCAGAGATCAGCTGTGGCCCCCCACCGACACCCCCCCATACTAACCTGCTGTGGGACGGCGCCACTCGTCCGGCCAGCATGGCCATGTATGAGTGTGTGACAGGTCTCTACCATGCCAGCGGGGCCGCTGTGTCCACATGTCTAACATCAGGCCAGTGGACCGACGTGTCTGTGGTCTGCAAAGGTACGTGTCCCACTGAACAGTCGTGCTCAAAGGacagtttctgtgtgtgtgtttgatgtgctGACCACAGCTATTGTTTATTATCATACTGTCACTATTGTAACTTCTAAGGATGTAGTAGTACTCTCCACTAACAAGGTGGACAGACTTTTATTTACGTTTTCTTGCCAAATGTTTTGTAATTCACCTTTGTGTCAGCCaataaatatttctgtttttacaaCCGCATCATTATAGTGGAGCACAGAAGCAAACTAAATCATTTCGCTTATTCCCAACCCTTTTCTGGGACTGGTTTAAAAGGAcctgaaataaaatatgaaatcaatGTGACTATTTTTAAAGGTGAACATATATTTTTGGTCTATTTTTTGTTATAAAAAGGAGTTTAAATTACCGTAAGTtgcggactatagagtgcaccggcaTATTAGCTGctcccactaaatttaagaaggaaaatagatcttgttcccACATGAGCCGCAggggtctataagccgcaggttcagtggtgctgtctgcgctgtggacaggtcagtggtgcaccggctaaaaaacgcttttcaaaactagttttgaaaacggggtccagcatggagagcaAGGAagtagcagaaacaagctgtgtaaagtgttatatatatatttattcatgctgctctcacaatagacaaggtgcagctccccagccgggatcaagtccgtggccaaaacccgacttgcttgtgttcacgtcggacttttgagccgaacacacCTCGAGACAGCGTCtcccatcttttattcacattaaagccctcaatatgcgctgttttcacccttgtgcccaaagttccgacaccactgccggtctcagcggctgcctCTCGATTCCatacctccaggagatcgactctgttgacggagctgtgggcATGCAGccgaaaacaacgcattttgatcttacttcagcctgtaaaaatccatatattagccgcgctcTTGTTTAAGCCTCAGGCctcagactgtgagaaaaaagtaacCGCTTATAGTagcggaaattacggtaaacgTCTTTCGAAGATCATTTTGTGCTTGAAaacaacttcttcttcttccacattgaatgttttaaatgaacattCAATGTGACAAACTGCAGCACTGCTGAAactgtcaatatttttgtgagACACATGGAGATTACATCCGTCCCAGAATCCCAAATTGTTTAAAATAGTTTCAACAATCCCTGATTAATGATAAGAATCATCCGTATGACAGTGTTGCTTCCTTCCTGACTGAACCATATTCATAGCGTTATTACACAGTGGAGCTTCCTGGCTTCAAGCGTCTTTGCTTCTAGCATCATTCCCAGGTCGTCGTGTGGATTTAAGAGCTTCTTCCTGTGTGTCCCTCAGCCAAGTGTGGTCCGGTGCCCGGCCCCGCCCACTCTGAGGTGGTCTGGCAGAACACCACTGTGGCCGTCCACCGGTGTGTGCTGGGGTTCCGCAGCTGGCGAGGCCACGACACCTCGGTGTGCAGCAGCACTGGGGTCTGGCTGGGAGCCACTCTCCACTGTGTGGGTGAGTGGAGGCTGCACCGAGACACAGGGTCAGCAGTGGGTCATGGTTTGCCTCTGagagttgtgtttttaatcGTCAGCGGTGCAGCCTGCGATCAGCCATCTCTCTCTGGCGGGAGAAAAGTGTTTACGCTGGCAAGCAGGGAGGCATGGAGGAGACTCAGAGATGTACAAGGTAACACAGCATTTCCTTGGACTGGGCTTGGAATCCAGGGGGGAACTGTTCCATCAGGCAAATGAAAGTGTAAATGCAAGCACCTAACCAAGTTTGTCACACCTGACAGGTCACGTACGTTGGATCCAGAGACTTCGACTTGGATTTTCATGACACAGGAAAACAGTTCCTCCGCTCCAAGTCTTCCCAAGTCCAAGTGTGCCTGAACCTGCTCCCTGTGGCCAACTACACTGTTTACGTCTCTGCAGTCTCTGCCAAGCTCACTGTGGccatcaccaccaacaccaGCCTGACAGGTAGCTTCTTCCCTCCACACAGATCCACTCACTGTAGGTCAGGATCGGGCCTCAGGAGTTGGACCCGGGGCCAGGAGTTTGACACACTTATTCCGCTATAGAAAAGTGCCATGAACAAGAGAGTTGAGGCTCAGGCTCGGAACGATATTCCAGAGCAGTTcggaacctttctgatctcggggcccaccttccccagaacaaatggacccgggccCCATTcagtagaactgattcatgactcttgatttcatttgtgatcactTACCatttttaatctacttacacgtgaacaaaccaaaaccaaatgacatgaaaccatgtgatcatcgcaaagatatttgtcatcgaaacaacaggcagcagaaccaggtgcaagtcatgttcattaaatttactaaagaaaaaaataaaaaaaatacttttgacCTTGAGGAAACtggaaaaactaaataaaatgctgaataaataaaaccataatataaaaataatgtttttttaactCCAAATAAGATATAAGttcagtgtaaatgaaagtatcgccataaaatgttctaataaattttcaaaactgcttcaacaggtgctttcatgaacagtgtttactgttcaTGAACtgttcatcattttctttatcattttttcttttcaagaactcctccatagttggtaactatcacagatttgcagctacCAAGTcaatgactcactactgccaccatacgtggctcatgtactCAAagtgagcgtctcgcggcccaggGGTGGGTGGGTAAAACAAGAAAcatctagcggccctctaggagacactcgcggcccaaccatgggccccggcccgatggttaagaatcactgctgtagAGGGCTGCATTCAAAAGGGCTCTGAAGGTTACACAACATGTCAAGCCAACTCTTCTGTTCACTGTCTCATGTCATGTTTTGCTGCAGTTCCTTCTCCCCCGACTGTTTACTACAAAGAGTATGAGACCCCCGTCCCGACCTTGAGCCTCCGCAGATCGCCCGACTCTTTGGACTCAATAAGGTGACCCTGATTCTCACGTGCAGAGATAGAACTCAGCAGAGTATTTCCCGTGTGTATGAGTATGAGCTGGACTCACCACCTGAGTCTTAACACCATCTGGAGCTCACACACCCTGCCGCTGTTGGACGTGTTGAAAGCTTGTCTCAGAGGCAGAATGTAGTGGATTTAGATACATGCAGCCGCCTCACGATTTAGTACAGAGCTTCACAATACTATAAAGTTTATCTGGGATGAATTGTTTGGAATGACCTTATGTTTGTAGGTAATTGCTTTGTAATTATTGGACAGGGTTGtactcatatttgtttgtgctgAGTTGTTATGAGACTTCTGATCTGACAGATTTGTGACCTGTAAATGAAACTTGAAATATCAGTAGAATATCAGTATCGTTCTTGATAACAAGTTCTTACTGACTTGCATTTACGTGTTACTGAGTTTCTAATTCGCTGAGACAGTAGCCAACCACATtcatgtctgtgtgcgtgtttaTACATGTGCGAATGTTGACCCTCTGCTCTCGTCTGACAAAGGCAAAGGCTAAAATGTGAAAAtcaagaaaatatatttatatatcatttatatattgttatattgtccaaagtgttttggaaGTGTTTGAACTCACATTCATATCAACAAAAAAAGGTGAGTGGACAGTCAGTCAATAGCGGAACCTCAGAGATTTAAAAGAATCAAATCCAACTGATTTATGGGAAAATAATCATACATgtacagaaaatagaaaataatatcaattaaaataaagaaaaaaaactcaccttCAAAGTGTATGACTAGATCAGTAAATATTGGAAAATGATCATATAAATAATGCACAGTGCAATAATAAAACAGAAAGTGTTGGAGCACAGACTGATGGAGTATTTCATGGTTTGACCCTGGTCTGGGGCAGAGCGCCACCTGTAGTGAGCAGGCCCATGTTGACTCTTCCGTCCGCCCCCCACAGTGTGTACCAGGTGTTTGTGCTGCCAGTGGGCGACATCATGGTGTTCGACTGCTGGTCTCCAGAAGGTCCCAACAGCACCTGGGCCGGGTACATCACAGCTGTGATCCAGGTCGGCCGGGTGAAGTCAGAGTACAACTTCACCGTCGGGGACGGACGCTGGTACGGGGGCTACTACAACACGCCCCTGGAGGAGGGCCACAGCTACTACATCCTCCTGAGAGTCCAGAGTCGGTGGAAGAGGGTGAGTGTTCCCACCGGTCCTGACCATCCTCAGTCGCTGATCCGATTTCCTCCCAGGCCGTGAAAAGCAGCTGCGTGCTCTGGGCTAAAGTCAAAGGTCAGCTCCACCACTGCTCATTCCTCGTGCTGCGTTTTTTGTCTCTAACTCGGCGACGTGTTTGCAGGCACCTCATACGTTCTGAAGCTCTCATTACTGTGCGCTGCCGCCTGCGTCGTGCTGCTGTCCCTCCTGGCTCTGGGCGGATACTTTCATTTATGGTGCGTCCACTTCCGGCTATGATCATGATCTGCTGGGCATTTTCTACATGGTGGTGTTATAGTAGTCAAATAAATAaggacaaaatatattttttacataattTTTAATTCTCATTTTGCAATACTAAACATATGATTCAATGGTTGTCActgtcaaataaatatattctaaatatgaatatattaatatattggaaacaaataaatgaaatgaaaatgagtaaaaaaaaacgtgttgctTAAGTGGGGTGTTCAGTAGTGACTAAAGGACATTGTTTTCAGCTCAGGATTTAGTTCGtaaatcaaaacatttgaaGGAACAAGAAATCAttgtttaatattgtttttaaaaattaagaataaaaaaaagaaagtacagTGGCATGGTAATGAAAAGAGGAAGTTATAAATGGAGATTGAGTTTGTAAACAGAACATATAACTACATGAATATGAAAGTAATTTAAGTCTTTAAATATCACACCTTGAGACATTTGGAGAGTTTTCCTTTCGAGAGTTTCACTCCAACCTCATGAGGCCTCTGGCCTGCAGGTTGCTGAGGTCAGTTTTCATGGCAACTGAAGAGTGAGGCAGCATGGtggtttcacttcctgttgggtCTGATGGACAGTTCAGGGAACCAATGATTTCTTTGCAGGATTTACATTAAGACGCCCTGAAGTCTGGTCTTTCTACTTGTAAACATTTGGAATAAAATAGCTTTTCAATATGTGTTGCATGCATTTATGTTGCACtgggtgctctggtttcctcccagcataTAGTCATTCCTCTGCAGACAAGTGCTGTCGGAAGATTCAAATCATTTTAGAAGCAAGATaaaatgtgtctgttttctTTACTGTTTCTTCGTTTCTTATTCCAATTTCAACAGTGGTGGGGTTCAACTTCAAGAAAtgaaatgaggggaaaaaacgTTATGGGACATTTATTGAAAAAACTTGGGGAGAAGAAGGCATGAAAGCAAACTCCATGTCATTTGAAGGTCAACTCAATGACAACAGTTATACACAACCATTTACACAAACTGTACAAAtattttttcccaaaaatttgcaatttaaattcaaaataacttaAATAGGTTTCTATGTAAAAGTGCAAATCCTTATGTCCGTGTGAAGACGCTGGCGGCGGAGTggtgcagggggtggggggccGTTTCTGAATCGTCACGATCCGACGCGGCGCCACTCCTGATACGTTTGACGCGGTGATGTGCGGTGGCGACTGACTGGGACGCCTGACATTGCGCTTGACCTTTCTGAGAGTTCGGGACCGTTGACAGCCGCTAATGCTAACGCTAGTTCGGGTAGTGTCACAATGTAACCAGTGAAGCGGTGGTGGTGGCCAGGGTTGGGGGGGGGGACTGTAAACGGGGGGGTGTGCATGTCTGGACTGCAAAGTCACAtggaccaaaaaataaaaacaaaaaatgaggtGCAGTGTTAATGTCAAATCCCTAACATCTCTACAGGAAACCTCCAGGTGGAAGGGGTGGGGTTGGGGGGGCAGGATACTGAACCCACACACGCTATTGGGCCTAACATGCTTCTGTCCTAACATGCAGCCGATGCACTAGAGTGAGAAGTGACGGGTCAAAACCACGAGTCGATTATTTTACAGCATATCTGCTCATGAAGCACTGGTCACCATGGAAACTGGAAATGTGTCTGATGCTCGAAGGATTCCACGCGGAGCGGCGAGCGACTACGACTTCTGCTCGGCACCGGCGGCCGACTGTGCCACACTCTCCGGTTTGAGGAT contains:
- the susd1 gene encoding sushi domain-containing protein 1 isoform X5 translates to MKRCRSRAPGEGDSDLAVKMGARQVASWLVLLCFISGRTSSGAALDVCASCHVNATCDHKPNGSGKECNCRYGFVGNGLTFCLDKDECQLGARRICGPHTTCHNTFGSYYCTCLEGYSPTNNMNSFIPNDGSKCQDIDECRVEGLCGRGALCTNLEGSFECRCQLGFTVFNGREPFHPQKDLSTCREVSCGPPLMPYNSTLWSATGTSYGDAVTLVCEEGFLWRGGDNTSVCGADGHWSKPSIICEEVDCQPPAFIPNSKRLWDGTSHLNSEVHYQCEEGFVTRGLRNYSRCGADGTWEDVDLVCEEISCGPPPTPPHTNLLWDGATRPASMAMYECVTGLYHASGAAVSTCLTSGQWTDVSVVCKAKCGPVPGPAHSEVVWQNTTVAVHRCVLGFRSWRGHDTSVCSSTGVWLGATLHCVAVQPAISHLSLAGEKCLRWQAGRHGGDSEMYKVTYVGSRDFDLDFHDTGKQFLRSKSSQVQVCLNLLPVANYTVYVSAVSAKLTVAITTNTSLTVPSPPTVYYKEYETPVPTLSLRRSPDSLDSISVYQVFVLPVGDIMVFDCWSPEGPNSTWAGYITAVIQVGRVKSEYNFTVGDGRWYGGYYNTPLEEGHSYYILLRVQSRWKRAVKSSCVLWAKVKGTSYVLKLSLLCAAACVVLLSLLALGGYFHLWCVHFRL
- the susd1 gene encoding sushi domain-containing protein 1 isoform X4, whose translation is MKRCRSRAPGEGDSDLAVKMGARQVASWLVLLCFISGRTSSGAALDVCASCHVNATCDHKPNGSGKECNCRYGFVGNGLTFCLDKDECQLGARRICGPHTTCHNTFGSYYCTCLEGYSPTNNMNSFIPNDGSKCQDIDECRVEGLCGRGALCTNLEGSFECRCQLGFTVFNGREPFHPQKDLSTCREVSCGPPLMPYNSTLWSATGTSYGDAVTLVCEEGFLWRGGDNTSVCGADGHWSKPSIICEEILCGAPPLLPHAEHDVVISFTPGSTATYRCQTGFDYDGGDGVALCNTEGSWTEPNISCSEVNCGAPPEVPHSLRLWDLTSTVGSQALYQCVSGYHSEGGPHVSYCSLRGVWEPLSLLCREVDCQPPAFIPNSKRLWDGTSHLNSEVHYQCEEGFVTRGLRNYSRCGADGTWEDVDLVCEEISCGPPPTPPHTNLLWDGATRPASMAMYECVTGLYHASGAAVSTCLTSGQWTDVSVVCKAKCGPVPGPAHSEVVWQNTTVAVHRCVLGFRSWRGHDTSVCSSTGVWLGATLHCVAVQPAISHLSLAGEKCLRWQAGRHGGDSEMYKVTYVGSRDFDLDFHDTGKQFLRSKSSQVQVCLNLLPVANYTVYVSAVSAKLTVAITTNTSLTVPSPPTVYYKEYETPVPTLSLRRSPDSLDSISVYQVFVLPVGDIMVFDCWSPEGPNSTWAGYITAVIQVGRVKSEYNFTVGDGRWYGGYYNTPLEEGHSYYILLRVQSRWKRAVKSSCVLWAKVKGTSYVLKLSLLCAAACVVLLSLLALGGYFHLWCVHFRL
- the susd1 gene encoding sushi domain-containing protein 1 isoform X3, with the protein product MKRCRSRAPGEGDSDLAVKMGARQVASWLVLLCFISGRTSSGAALDVCASCHVNATCDHKPNGSGKECNCRYGFVGNGLTFCLDKDECQLGARRICGPHTTCHNTFGSYYCTCLEGYSPTNNMNSFIPNDGSKCQDIDECRVEGLCGRGALCTNLEGSFECRCQLGFTVFNGREPFHPQKDLSTCREVSCGPPLMPYNSTLWSATGTSYGDAVTLVCEEGFLWRGGDNTSVCGADGHWSKPSIICEGVDCGSPPTFPHAHMLWNQRSLLNSKVFYHCDSGYYNSGGSNVSSCGAAGHWEGADVVCQEIECGRPPLIEASDLLWSGRSAPGSSAEYVCKDGFKNTGGASQSVCGLDGVWTRPTMSCQEILCGAPPLLPHAEHDVVISFTPGSTATYRCQTGFDYDGGDGVALCNTEGSWTEPNISCSEVDCQPPAFIPNSKRLWDGTSHLNSEVHYQCEEGFVTRGLRNYSRCGADGTWEDVDLVCEEISCGPPPTPPHTNLLWDGATRPASMAMYECVTGLYHASGAAVSTCLTSGQWTDVSVVCKAKCGPVPGPAHSEVVWQNTTVAVHRCVLGFRSWRGHDTSVCSSTGVWLGATLHCVAVQPAISHLSLAGEKCLRWQAGRHGGDSEMYKVTYVGSRDFDLDFHDTGKQFLRSKSSQVQVCLNLLPVANYTVYVSAVSAKLTVAITTNTSLTVPSPPTVYYKEYETPVPTLSLRRSPDSLDSISVYQVFVLPVGDIMVFDCWSPEGPNSTWAGYITAVIQVGRVKSEYNFTVGDGRWYGGYYNTPLEEGHSYYILLRVQSRWKRAVKSSCVLWAKVKGTSYVLKLSLLCAAACVVLLSLLALGGYFHLWCVHFRL